The DNA region CTCTATTTGCAAGATTTTCAAACTCTTCTTTCATTTTTTGTTTAGAATCTTCTAAAAGTTGAATTTTTTCTTTGAAATTTTGTTTGTTTAAATCATATTCTCTTTTTTGAGATTGCAGTTTTTGTTCATATAATTCTTTTTGTGAATTTATTTTTTCACTAATTGATTGAATTTTAATATTTGCTTCATTTGCAAGAGATTGAATTTTGGCTTCATATTTTACTTTAAAAAAAAAGTAAAATATAAAACTCAATATAATAAATGTAGCTAAAATAGATAGAGCTATATAAATAATAATATCATTATTCATCATCGATATTAAATTCTTCTTTTAATGCATCACTTGGATCACTTATTTTATATACATCATAACCTAACTCTTTAAATCTTTCCACCAATGGAGGATGAGAATAATAGAAAAATATATATAAAGGATGAGATAGAGGAAAAGATTTATTCTCATTTGCTAATTTTAAAAGTGCATTTACCAAATCATTTTTTGATTGTAAATTAGAACCAAATTCATCTGCAGCATATTCATTGTGTCTTGAAATCAAAGAAATTAAAGGCATCAAGAAAAATGACAGAATAGGAGAAAATAGTAAAAATACAGTGATAATTGCATATGGTTCATTATTTATAGATAATTTTAAAAATAATTCATCATTTAAATTACCAAATATTGCAAAAAAGACAAACATTACAATACCCATAATTCCTATATTTTTTAAAATATCTCCATTTTTAAAGTGCCCTAATTCATGCCCTAAAACGGCAAGAAGTTCATTGTGAGTTAGTTTCTCAACTAAAGTATCAAATAAAACTACTCTTTTTGTACTTCCTAATCCACCAAAATAGGCATTTAATCTATTATCTCTTTTACTAGCATCAACTGAAAATACTCCACTACTTTTAAACCCTACTTCATCAAGTAATTTTTCAATTTTAGATTCTAATTCTTTATCTTTTAAAGGTTCAAATTTATCAAACATTTTATCTCTAATAATAGGATATATCATATTTATTAAAATAATAACAGCAAAAATAAAAGCAAATCCCCAAATCCACCATAATGGTAAGTTTTCAATAATAAGTGAAATTCCAGCAATTACTAAACTTCCAAATAATAAAAATAAAATTCCTGTTTTTACCGTGTCTTTTATGAATAATAGTGGTGTCATATTTGAAAAACCATATTTTTTATCTAATTTAAAAGTAGTATAAAGTTCAAAAGGTAAAGACAGTGCCCAATTTATTATAATAAATAAATCTACAAAAATAATTGCTTTTAACCAACCTTGATCTACATTAATAAGAGAATCTAAAGACTTTAACCCAAATCCAATCCATAATATAAATAATACAAAATCATAAAATGAAGATAATATTGATACTTTCTCTTTTTCTATACTATAACTTCCTGCTTCTTCATACTTCATGGTATTTAATATAATTGCAGGCATACTTCTTGCTTTGCTTACAAAGCCAATTTGCATAAATGATGTATATACATTTAAGAAAAAATATATACAATATGCAATAACAAATATCTCTAACACATCAATCCTTTTTAATTATAAACTTTTCGAATAATACTATCTTTGTACTTGAAAATTAGTAAAGAAAAAATATTTATTTATTTTCTAATAATAACTTCTTAAATACGTCGTTTAAATCTTTTACAATTTTCTTTTTATCACTTATGTATAATATTTCATAATCTTTATTAAAAGACTTTTTCTTCCAATTTATACTTCCAAAAGCTACTGTTTCCTTATCAAATATTGCCATTTTTATATGTAACTTTTTGTTTGTTAATATTACTTTTATTCCACTATCTTTTAAATAGTTATATAAAGTATCTTTTTCTTCAGATACTTTGTTTTTATCCATAATTACAGTTACTTCTTTACCCTCTTTTACACTTTGTTTTAGTAACTTTGCAAGTTTTTTGTATGTGAAGTTATACATTGCAATATCAATACTATTTTTTGAATTTGTTATAAGTTTTGAAATAGCATTAATACTTTTATCTGAATCATTTGGTAAATAATATAAATCTTGTCTAGCAAATGCGAAATTTATTATAAATAATAAAATCAGAAAAAATCTCATTGAAATACCTCAAATAACTTTTGTGGTATCTTTGTAGGTTTAAAATCTTTTAAATAAGCTAATTTAAAAGTACCTGTAAATAAAACTTCATCATCTCTTTTTACTTCTTGATACATTACAATTGAAGCACTTTTTTTTGATACAAGTGTTGCAGTTACATCTAAAATATCTGCAAATTTTGCTGATTTTATATATTTTGCTTGAACTTCTTTTACTACAAAAAATTCCGTTTCACTAATATGAGGAGAAAGACCTTTATCAAAAAAAAGTTGAGACCTTGCTCTTTCACAAAACTTTAAATAATTAGCATAATATACAACACCTCCAACATCTGTATCTTCATAATAGACTCTTATTTTCATTAATTAATCCCTATTTTATTATTCTTCTGATATTTTTTATTATATTTTGACATATTTTACAGTTAGTATTTTGAAGGTGCGATTAATATCATTAAATGATTTTTCATATTTAAAATAAAAATATGTTAAAATCAATTTTAAAATAAATATTGAACAAGGAGATTTGTGTCTATTTTTGCATTACAATCTTTAGCTGGTGGATTTCT from Malaciobacter molluscorum LMG 25693 includes:
- a CDS encoding M48 family metallopeptidase; its protein translation is MLEIFVIAYCIYFFLNVYTSFMQIGFVSKARSMPAIILNTMKYEEAGSYSIEKEKVSILSSFYDFVLFILWIGFGLKSLDSLINVDQGWLKAIIFVDLFIIINWALSLPFELYTTFKLDKKYGFSNMTPLLFIKDTVKTGILFLLFGSLVIAGISLIIENLPLWWIWGFAFIFAVIILINMIYPIIRDKMFDKFEPLKDKELESKIEKLLDEVGFKSSGVFSVDASKRDNRLNAYFGGLGSTKRVVLFDTLVEKLTHNELLAVLGHELGHFKNGDILKNIGIMGIVMFVFFAIFGNLNDELFLKLSINNEPYAIITVFLLFSPILSFFLMPLISLISRHNEYAADEFGSNLQSKNDLVNALLKLANENKSFPLSHPLYIFFYYSHPPLVERFKELGYDVYKISDPSDALKEEFNIDDE
- a CDS encoding YbgC/FadM family acyl-CoA thioesterase, encoding MKIRVYYEDTDVGGVVYYANYLKFCERARSQLFFDKGLSPHISETEFFVVKEVQAKYIKSAKFADILDVTATLVSKKSASIVMYQEVKRDDEVLFTGTFKLAYLKDFKPTKIPQKLFEVFQ
- a CDS encoding phospholipase D-like domain-containing protein; the protein is MRFFLILLFIINFAFARQDLYYLPNDSDKSINAISKLITNSKNSIDIAMYNFTYKKLAKLLKQSVKEGKEVTVIMDKNKVSEEKDTLYNYLKDSGIKVILTNKKLHIKMAIFDKETVAFGSINWKKKSFNKDYEILYISDKKKIVKDLNDVFKKLLLENK